The Coprobacter tertius genome includes a region encoding these proteins:
- a CDS encoding T9SS type A sorting domain-containing protein produces MKKHACFAGLLLFFSPVSAQLTYENNRIVAGDEVTKQFISYKDSGRSGESCLWDFSEFSVQDGSYEVYYTGSSDTLLIAREHNTSYYYRLRGDSLLLQGLENRETLIRHKIPELLLRYPMAYGDSLGGYFHATGLYCDKLRLEEGGYVYTRADASGLLVLPSKDTLRNVLRTHTVKRFVEEHVPVVFSETKDSLQQIYPVTEDSIRYRLATDTLQMETQTFRWYAPGYRYPVFETVIHSEIAGLRCDTVFAASFFCSPNEQTYLNDSVNTALRDSLVQEAEGLREIPGAENPVLPGMKKKNRHPIDEVYYNFYPNPVKEVLQVEIYLPEPVQVDYAIFTITGELIYRDRQDRAEGTVKREIDFTNRNRGEYLLYIKAGEKEISEKILRR; encoded by the coding sequence ATGAAAAAACATGCCTGTTTCGCGGGGTTATTGTTATTTTTTTCACCAGTCTCCGCACAGCTCACGTATGAAAATAATAGGATAGTAGCCGGAGATGAGGTGACTAAACAATTCATCAGTTATAAAGATTCGGGTCGTTCGGGAGAATCTTGCTTATGGGATTTCTCCGAATTTTCGGTACAAGACGGCTCTTATGAGGTGTATTATACCGGATCTTCAGATACTTTGTTAATTGCCCGGGAACATAATACATCTTATTATTATCGGCTCCGAGGCGATAGTTTGCTTCTTCAAGGTCTCGAAAATCGGGAAACCCTTATTCGACATAAAATACCCGAACTGCTACTTCGTTACCCGATGGCTTACGGGGATTCATTGGGAGGATATTTCCATGCGACAGGATTGTATTGTGACAAGCTGCGACTCGAGGAAGGAGGATATGTTTATACTCGAGCTGACGCTTCGGGATTGTTGGTGCTTCCTTCGAAAGATACCCTTCGAAATGTATTGCGGACACATACGGTAAAACGTTTTGTCGAAGAGCATGTCCCAGTTGTTTTTTCCGAAACAAAAGACAGTTTGCAACAAATTTATCCGGTAACGGAAGATAGCATACGTTATCGTTTGGCAACCGATACTTTGCAAATGGAAACCCAAACATTTCGTTGGTATGCACCCGGGTATCGTTATCCGGTATTTGAAACCGTTATTCATAGTGAAATTGCGGGGTTGCGATGCGATACGGTATTTGCAGCGAGTTTTTTTTGCTCTCCAAATGAACAAACTTATCTGAATGACTCGGTGAATACGGCTCTACGAGATAGTCTTGTACAAGAAGCTGAAGGCTTGCGAGAGATCCCCGGGGCGGAGAATCCGGTTCTTCCGGGGATGAAAAAGAAGAACCGTCATCCGATTGATGAGGTTTATTATAATTTTTACCCCAATCCGGTTAAAGAGGTTTTACAGGTAGAAATTTATTTGCCGGAGCCTGTACAAGTAGATTATGCGATATTTACAATTACAGGTGAGTTGATTTATCGTGATCGCCAAGACAGAGCCGAGGGAACAGTGAAGCGAGAAATCGATTTTACGAACCGTAACCGGGGAGAATATCTTTTGTACATAAAAGCAGGTGAAAAAGAAATAAGCGAGAAAATTCTGAGAAGATAA
- the truB gene encoding tRNA pseudouridine(55) synthase TruB: MDFLEGEVLYFDKPLHWTSFNLVKRVRAKIMHKLKIKKIKVGHAGTLDPLATGVMIICTGKATKLIESFQYKTKEYVATLKLGATTPSFDLETEIDATYPIEHISREEIEKILQSFVGVIQQVPPVYSACKVDGRRAYDFARNGEEVELKAKELVIDEIELLEENLPDIKIRVVCSKGTYIRALARDIGRALGSGAHLTALVRTRVGEVRLGDCYHVEQVDEIMEQARQEMLAREEQEQKGN, encoded by the coding sequence ATGGATTTTCTGGAAGGAGAAGTATTATATTTCGATAAACCTCTGCACTGGACCTCATTTAATCTGGTAAAACGTGTGCGTGCTAAAATCATGCATAAACTGAAAATAAAGAAGATTAAAGTAGGGCATGCGGGTACTCTCGATCCTTTGGCAACGGGCGTAATGATTATATGTACGGGAAAAGCGACTAAACTGATCGAAAGTTTCCAATATAAAACCAAAGAATATGTGGCGACACTAAAGTTGGGGGCTACCACACCGTCGTTCGATCTCGAAACGGAAATAGATGCTACTTACCCGATTGAACATATCTCCCGGGAAGAAATCGAGAAAATTTTGCAGTCGTTTGTAGGAGTTATTCAACAGGTACCGCCGGTATATTCAGCTTGTAAAGTCGATGGACGCAGGGCTTACGATTTTGCCCGAAATGGCGAGGAGGTAGAATTGAAGGCGAAAGAGCTTGTTATAGACGAAATAGAATTATTAGAAGAAAATTTGCCTGATATAAAAATACGTGTAGTATGTAGTAAAGGCACTTATATAAGAGCTTTGGCCCGGGATATCGGACGTGCGTTGGGTAGCGGTGCGCATTTAACGGCGCTCGTGCGTACGAGAGTGGGGGAAGTAAGACTTGGAGATTGCTATCATGTAGAGCAAGTCGATGAGATTATGGAACAGGCTCGGCAGGAGATGCTTGCCCGGGAAGAACAGGAACAAAAAGGAAATTAA
- a CDS encoding cell division protein FtsX, translating to MSESKNGKHITFFNARLTSTISISLVLFILGVIALMGIVTTQLTMFVKENIGFSIVMKDSAKEAHIKRLQKKLDTAPYVRATQFISKEDALKELEIEIGENPEDLLGMNPLKASIEVKLKSDYANADSLQWIEKSIRRGTNAIDNIIYQKDLIQKVNDNVRRISLILFVLALVLMLISFALISNTIRLTAYSKRFIIHTMKLVGATPGFIRKPFILSNIVNGIIAAFIAMALLGGCIYYLMNEIDNFSTLVTMSSLLGVFAIVLLMGIVLTAISAYFAVNRYIRMGRDELYYI from the coding sequence ATGAGCGAATCGAAAAACGGCAAACACATAACATTCTTTAATGCCCGGCTTACTTCTACTATCAGTATTTCACTGGTTTTATTTATTCTTGGTGTTATCGCTCTTATGGGAATCGTAACGACCCAGTTGACTATGTTTGTAAAAGAAAATATCGGTTTTTCGATCGTGATGAAAGACTCGGCCAAGGAAGCCCATATAAAGCGCCTTCAAAAAAAGCTCGATACGGCACCTTATGTGAGGGCTACTCAGTTTATATCGAAAGAAGATGCTTTGAAAGAACTGGAAATTGAAATTGGTGAAAATCCGGAGGATCTTTTGGGAATGAATCCTTTGAAAGCATCGATCGAGGTAAAATTGAAGTCTGATTATGCTAATGCAGACAGTTTGCAGTGGATCGAGAAGAGTATACGTCGGGGAACGAATGCGATCGATAATATTATTTATCAGAAAGATCTTATTCAAAAGGTAAATGATAATGTACGCCGTATAAGTCTTATTCTTTTTGTATTGGCATTGGTACTTATGCTTATTTCTTTTGCCCTTATCAGCAATACGATACGATTAACCGCTTATTCGAAGCGATTTATTATACATACAATGAAATTGGTGGGAGCCACTCCGGGATTTATACGTAAACCGTTTATTCTTTCGAATATCGTAAACGGCATAATCGCAGCATTTATCGCTATGGCATTGCTGGGCGGTTGTATTTATTACCTGATGAATGAAATAGATAATTTTTCTACTTTGGTGACCATGTCTTCCTTGCTCGGGGTATTTGCCATCGTATTGTTGATGGGAATTGTCTTGACGGCAATATCGGCTTATTTTGCGGTAAACCGTTACATTCGTATGGGCCGGGATGAACTTTATTATATTTAA
- a CDS encoding DUF6443 domain-containing protein, whose translation MRVLSGYGQTREPSYVQTLTPQSATDGVNESELVAKSLVTYQYYDGFSRPVQTVRKGVSAGNKDLVSYQEYDGAGRQGRSWLPVPYGGNGSFVPESQLKTEAVGFYKDSYPYSEPVYEDSPLDRLSVRYGPGQEWRNAGKGVKTEYMTNTSVAGDVLSCYHVGVRKSDGSIENRLYPSGSLVVEKITDESGQVRYVFTDKEGREVLTRIVDGTEYYNTTKGYDEDGNLLYVFTPGDPLLPDKMGSLSWASPHLKKMSYNYQYDHRNRMIRKHIPSCGNVTMAYDKNDRLILSRDEEQRSAGKWSFTLYDAFDRPVVSGEGKGADSLYVVNHVITAKYNASVNWQGTGYETNLSLTDVSLHAVYYYDHYGFLDLPACAPHKDSLLYTGNPEEKHTLLIGGKDYSAKDKVSGKRVFLLDESGQENITSVYYNPRGGISQSRSTNHLGGYEIETTDYTYTGLESQRRVQSSTSGSGSGLTETYTTTYNQLQQPTLISYTNGKVSCYLGSSYNAVGQLTGNSGITATCSYTYNIRGWRTRASNYPGYSEQITYDYGGNVTGLKGSVYLSGVYDQPEMNWEYKYNYDGLNRLKTTVAVSGGHTEALTYDKNGNIMTLKRISNLNNPQVIDDLTYTYEGNQVKRITDKSTATSDYHLYQFTENKQQTGAHYRYNKNGCMTYNANANIDSVEYNSLGLPYRVKTKSSTSQFAYDGEGKKLRVGSVTGKSLVYAPVTSLSTRGVDTRSVSYSKDYIGNKEYVNGRLSRIDVPGGYIKVSGATHKVYGYQKDYLGSNRVVLDAANSSNVVQYMRYYPFGLQQRECYWKELQPYKYSGKEYISFGGLECSDFGARLYDQSIGRWMCPDPLAEKYYSVSPYVYCMNNPMRYVDPDGMDIYMLTSDGRTILALKTDDKYDRLYNSYTDVYGYTSISGKYIDVMDKGLLPQLTNSNNFLTAETINSNDAFNVFKFVVDNSSVEWGLSGYKNKGNINYVINSDLIEDNVTLNTMGHERKDMTFHIHSHPGGDETKKASGYELYKNGIKFGSSDAEFMNSQFNIAKKANKKWPKEYPTLYIYHKESGGIYNYDHMNSSKYVGKALTYKMMKSLIMNHKMNIK comes from the coding sequence ATGAGGGTATTATCCGGATATGGACAAACGCGTGAGCCCAGTTATGTACAAACGTTAACACCCCAGAGCGCAACGGACGGTGTGAACGAGAGTGAATTAGTGGCAAAGAGTCTGGTAACTTACCAGTACTATGACGGCTTTAGCCGACCAGTGCAAACGGTGCGGAAAGGAGTGAGCGCAGGGAACAAGGATTTGGTCAGTTATCAGGAGTACGACGGGGCAGGTCGACAAGGGCGCAGCTGGCTCCCGGTTCCTTATGGAGGTAACGGCTCATTTGTACCGGAGTCCCAACTGAAAACCGAAGCGGTTGGATTTTATAAAGATTCTTATCCATACAGCGAGCCTGTTTATGAAGACAGCCCACTGGACCGGTTAAGTGTCCGATACGGCCCGGGTCAGGAATGGCGAAACGCTGGCAAGGGAGTTAAAACGGAATATATGACCAATACGTCTGTAGCAGGCGACGTTCTGTCGTGTTACCATGTCGGCGTCCGGAAAAGTGACGGGTCTATAGAAAACCGGTTGTATCCTTCGGGGAGCTTGGTAGTAGAGAAGATAACGGATGAGTCGGGCCAAGTCCGTTATGTTTTTACGGATAAGGAGGGCCGTGAGGTACTCACGCGCATAGTCGATGGAACGGAGTATTACAATACGACGAAAGGATATGATGAAGATGGTAACCTTCTTTATGTCTTTACCCCTGGCGACCCATTGCTGCCGGATAAGATGGGTTCTCTCTCGTGGGCTTCTCCCCATTTAAAAAAAATGTCTTATAACTATCAGTACGATCACCGTAACCGTATGATCCGAAAACATATCCCGTCATGCGGAAATGTTACGATGGCATATGACAAGAACGACCGGTTGATCTTGAGCCGAGACGAGGAACAGCGCTCTGCGGGGAAATGGAGCTTTACCCTTTACGACGCCTTCGACCGTCCGGTCGTATCGGGAGAGGGAAAAGGGGCTGATTCCCTATATGTTGTTAACCATGTGATCACGGCGAAATATAACGCGTCGGTGAACTGGCAGGGAACGGGTTACGAGACGAACCTGAGTCTGACGGATGTTAGTTTACACGCGGTATATTATTACGATCATTACGGCTTTCTGGATTTGCCGGCATGCGCGCCGCATAAAGACAGTTTGTTGTATACGGGTAATCCGGAAGAAAAGCATACGCTCCTGATCGGAGGAAAAGATTATTCGGCCAAGGATAAAGTCTCGGGCAAGCGGGTCTTCCTGCTGGATGAAAGCGGTCAGGAGAATATAACGTCGGTTTACTATAACCCCCGTGGAGGAATCAGCCAGAGCCGCTCGACGAACCATTTGGGGGGCTACGAAATAGAGACGACGGATTATACGTATACGGGTCTGGAGAGCCAACGAAGGGTGCAAAGCAGTACTTCGGGATCGGGATCGGGGCTCACGGAGACCTATACTACGACATATAACCAGCTGCAACAGCCAACCCTGATCTCTTACACGAACGGCAAGGTGAGTTGTTATTTGGGCAGCAGCTATAACGCGGTGGGCCAGCTGACGGGTAATTCAGGCATAACTGCTACATGCTCTTATACATATAATATCCGAGGGTGGCGTACACGGGCTTCTAACTATCCGGGATACAGCGAACAGATCACTTACGATTATGGTGGCAATGTAACGGGGTTGAAAGGGTCGGTATATCTCTCGGGAGTGTACGATCAACCTGAAATGAACTGGGAATATAAATATAATTATGACGGATTGAACCGGTTGAAAACGACGGTAGCCGTAAGCGGAGGTCATACCGAGGCCCTGACGTATGATAAGAACGGTAATATTATGACTCTGAAACGGATCTCGAATCTGAATAATCCACAGGTTATCGACGACCTGACTTATACTTACGAGGGCAACCAGGTGAAGCGGATCACGGATAAATCGACGGCAACCAGCGATTACCACCTGTATCAATTTACGGAGAATAAACAACAAACTGGAGCTCATTACCGTTATAATAAAAACGGATGTATGACGTATAACGCGAACGCGAATATCGACAGCGTAGAGTATAACTCGCTGGGTTTGCCCTATCGTGTGAAGACGAAGAGTTCGACGAGCCAGTTCGCCTATGACGGGGAGGGAAAGAAACTCCGGGTAGGCAGCGTAACGGGCAAGAGTCTTGTTTATGCCCCGGTCACGAGTTTGTCGACGCGAGGCGTTGATACGCGATCTGTGAGTTACAGTAAAGATTATATCGGTAATAAGGAATACGTCAACGGCCGGTTATCGCGAATAGATGTCCCCGGGGGCTATATCAAGGTAAGCGGCGCCACGCATAAGGTCTACGGTTACCAAAAGGATTATCTGGGCAGTAACCGTGTTGTATTGGATGCTGCTAACAGCAGTAATGTGGTGCAGTACATGCGCTATTATCCCTTCGGATTACAGCAGAGGGAGTGTTACTGGAAGGAATTACAGCCGTATAAATATTCCGGCAAGGAATATATCTCGTTCGGTGGTTTGGAGTGTTCTGACTTCGGTGCCCGTCTTTACGATCAGTCGATCGGACGTTGGATGTGTCCTGATCCGCTGGCCGAGAAATATTACTCCGTTTCCCCGTATGTGTATTGCATGAATAACCCGATGAGGTATGTCGATCCGGACGGAATGGATATATATATGTTGACATCAGATGGTCGAACAATATTGGCATTAAAGACAGATGATAAATATGATCGATTATATAATTCTTATACTGATGTTTATGGTTATACATCAATTTCTGGGAAATACATTGATGTGATGGATAAAGGTTTATTACCTCAATTGACAAATAGCAACAATTTTTTGACCGCTGAGACTATTAACTCAAATGATGCTTTTAACGTGTTTAAATTTGTAGTTGATAATTCAAGTGTCGAATGGGGTTTAAGTGGTTATAAAAATAAAGGAAATATTAATTATGTTATCAATTCGGATTTAATTGAAGATAATGTAACCTTAAATACTATGGGGCATGAAAGGAAAGACATGACTTTTCATATACATAGTCATCCAGGGGGAGATGAAACTAAGAAAGCTTCTGGTTATGAGTTGTATAAAAATGGTATAAAATTTGGATCTTCTGATGCGGAATTTATGAATAGTCAATTTAATATTGCGAAAAAAGCAAATAAAAAATGGCCAAAAGAATATCCCACTCTATATATATATCACAAAGAATCAGGAGGAATATATAACTATGATCATATGAATAGTTCTAAATATGTTGGTAAAGCGTTAACTTATAAAATGATGAAAAGTTTAATTATGAATCATAAAATGAATATAAAATGA
- the queA gene encoding tRNA preQ1(34) S-adenosylmethionine ribosyltransferase-isomerase QueA: MKLSQFKFKLPEEQIALYPAKNRDESRLMVVHRNTGEIEHRIFKEILDYYDDKDIFVFNDTKVFPARLYGNKEKTGAKIEVFLLRELNEENRLWDVLVDPARKIRIGNKLYFGDDDSMVAEVIDNTTSRGRTLRFLFDGTHDEFKEALYKLGETPLPRYINRPVEPEDEERYQNIFARNEGAVVAPAAGLHFSRELLKRMEIKGIEYNFLTLHSGLGNFREIDVEDLTKHKMDSEQMLVTPELVNFVNNAKDENRQVCAVGTSVMRAIESTVSTDGHLKAYSGWTNKFIFPPYDFTVATSLVSNFHMPLSTMLMMVAAFGGYDLVLEAYNVALKEKYRFGAYGDAMLILDR; this comes from the coding sequence ATGAAGTTATCGCAGTTCAAATTTAAGTTGCCCGAAGAGCAGATTGCTCTTTATCCGGCCAAGAACAGAGATGAATCGCGTTTGATGGTCGTCCATCGTAACACGGGTGAGATAGAACACCGTATTTTTAAAGAAATACTGGATTATTACGATGATAAAGACATATTTGTATTTAACGATACGAAAGTATTTCCGGCCCGTCTTTATGGGAATAAGGAGAAAACCGGTGCTAAGATTGAGGTTTTTCTGTTACGTGAGCTGAATGAGGAAAATCGATTATGGGATGTATTAGTCGATCCCGCCCGTAAAATTCGTATCGGAAACAAACTGTATTTCGGCGATGATGATTCTATGGTAGCTGAGGTAATCGATAATACTACCTCTCGGGGACGTACCCTTCGGTTTTTGTTCGATGGCACTCATGACGAATTTAAAGAGGCGTTGTATAAACTGGGTGAAACTCCTCTTCCTCGTTATATCAATCGTCCCGTAGAGCCTGAAGACGAAGAGCGTTATCAGAATATATTCGCGCGAAATGAAGGTGCGGTCGTTGCTCCGGCAGCAGGTTTACATTTTAGTCGTGAGTTATTAAAACGGATGGAGATAAAGGGAATCGAATATAATTTCCTTACATTACATTCGGGATTAGGTAATTTCAGAGAGATCGATGTAGAAGATCTTACTAAACATAAAATGGATTCGGAGCAAATGCTCGTGACTCCGGAATTGGTTAATTTTGTGAATAACGCTAAAGATGAAAATCGGCAGGTTTGTGCAGTAGGAACTTCGGTGATGCGTGCGATAGAGAGTACGGTGAGTACCGACGGGCATTTGAAAGCATATTCGGGTTGGACGAATAAATTTATTTTCCCTCCCTATGATTTTACAGTTGCTACAAGCTTGGTCAGCAATTTCCATATGCCTTTATCGACTATGCTGATGATGGTTGCCGCATTCGGTGGATATGATTTGGTTCTCGAAGCCTATAATGTCGCTTTGAAAGAAAAATATCGTTTCGGAGCTTATGGTGATGCAATGTTGATACTCGATCGTTGA
- a CDS encoding undecaprenyl-diphosphate phosphatase: MEELNLFQTIIIAIVEGLTEYLPVSSTGHMIIAQHLLGVPSSEFVKAFTVIIQFGAILSVIVLYWKRFFRLNPCKIFDAEAVIGKTGASKWVVYGKRFLYKYDFYWKLLIAFIPAAFFGLLFSDYIDMMLESVGVVAVMLVIGGIVMLFVDKWFARVSADQTITKKRAFKIGLFQCIAMIPGVSRSMATIVGGMAQKLTRKNAAEFSFFLAVPTMFAATAYKLVKLVGSENGVQILRENMTTLIVGNVVAFIVALLAIKFFISFVTKYGFKAFGYYRIIVGGVIIVMMLLGYELEIG; encoded by the coding sequence ATGGAGGAGTTAAATTTATTTCAAACCATTATTATCGCAATAGTGGAGGGACTGACCGAATATCTTCCGGTATCTTCTACCGGCCATATGATTATTGCCCAGCATTTGTTAGGCGTTCCCTCGAGTGAGTTTGTAAAGGCGTTTACGGTGATCATACAGTTTGGAGCGATTTTGTCGGTAATCGTGTTGTATTGGAAACGTTTTTTCAGGCTTAACCCCTGTAAGATATTCGATGCCGAAGCTGTCATTGGCAAAACGGGTGCTTCGAAATGGGTTGTTTATGGTAAACGGTTTCTGTATAAATATGATTTTTATTGGAAATTGCTGATTGCCTTTATTCCTGCCGCTTTTTTCGGTTTATTATTTAGTGATTATATCGATATGATGCTCGAGAGTGTAGGGGTAGTTGCGGTAATGTTAGTTATCGGTGGTATCGTCATGTTGTTTGTCGATAAGTGGTTTGCCCGGGTTTCTGCCGATCAGACCATAACAAAGAAAAGAGCATTTAAAATCGGTCTTTTTCAGTGTATTGCCATGATTCCGGGGGTATCCCGTTCGATGGCGACTATCGTAGGAGGTATGGCGCAGAAGCTCACCCGAAAGAATGCGGCGGAATTCTCGTTTTTTTTGGCTGTTCCTACTATGTTCGCAGCAACAGCGTATAAGCTGGTTAAACTGGTTGGTTCCGAAAATGGAGTTCAGATATTGCGGGAGAATATGACCACGCTTATTGTGGGAAATGTAGTCGCTTTTATAGTCGCTTTACTTGCGATAAAGTTTTTTATCAGTTTTGTAACCAAATATGGTTTTAAAGCGTTTGGTTATTATCGTATTATTGTGGGAGGTGTCATTATTGTAATGATGTTACTCGGGTATGAATTAGAAATCGGCTGA
- a CDS encoding M91 family zinc metallopeptidase: MECSDFGARLYDQSIGRWMCPDPLAEKYYSVSPYVYCMNNPMSCFDMRGDSITTVIQIREEDENGNVRIRHEKYYYGKDSSGKYGFIGSDGKIYSGDNSFIAKLTKAIKNMSKGPVGSALVQELTESTKTVNIGKGEDNGVNEKGDQITWNPESEEGGIDSKGNDKRPSYIGLGHEMAHIQDTWNGTIDKGIWTVTNDGEVIYNSEKYAVSVENKIRIENKIPVRTHYAIEIKDGVKVGLESTRVVF, translated from the coding sequence TTGGAGTGTTCTGACTTCGGCGCCCGTCTTTACGATCAGTCGATCGGACGTTGGATGTGTCCTGATCCCCTGGCCGAGAAATATTACTCCGTCTCCCCGTATGTGTATTGTATGAACAATCCGATGTCTTGTTTTGATATGAGAGGGGATAGCATCACTACTGTAATTCAAATCAGGGAAGAGGATGAGAACGGCAATGTAAGAATACGTCATGAAAAATATTATTATGGGAAAGACTCGAGTGGAAAATATGGATTTATCGGCTCTGATGGAAAAATATATTCCGGCGATAACAGCTTTATCGCGAAATTGACGAAAGCGATAAAAAATATGAGTAAAGGGCCGGTGGGATCAGCGTTGGTTCAAGAATTAACGGAATCGACTAAGACTGTAAATATTGGAAAAGGTGAAGATAATGGAGTAAATGAAAAAGGGGATCAGATTACATGGAATCCTGAAAGTGAGGAAGGAGGGATAGATAGTAAAGGCAATGATAAGCGGCCCAGTTATATAGGTTTGGGGCATGAAATGGCGCATATTCAAGACACGTGGAACGGAACGATTGATAAAGGGATATGGACTGTAACTAATGATGGAGAGGTTATATATAATTCAGAGAAATATGCGGTATCTGTAGAAAATAAGATTCGTATAGAAAATAAAATTCCGGTTAGAACCCATTATGCAATTGAGATAAAAGATGGAGTAAAGGTCGGATTAGAAAGTACACGGGTAGTTTTCTGA
- the folK gene encoding 2-amino-4-hydroxy-6-hydroxymethyldihydropteridine diphosphokinase, translating to MAELFLGLGTNLGDKKNNLITAIHKIEEQVGVVVARSALFYSEPWGFQSLHSFINQVICVETSFSPYQILETTQQIERDMGRLDKSVGGVYHDRIIDIDLLAYDSLIISTPQLTLPHPGLYNRPFFSVPYRECLKIMGKSI from the coding sequence ATGGCAGAGTTATTTTTGGGTTTGGGTACTAATCTGGGCGATAAAAAAAATAATCTTATAACAGCCATACACAAAATAGAAGAGCAGGTGGGTGTTGTTGTCGCCCGATCTGCTCTTTTTTATTCCGAGCCGTGGGGCTTTCAATCTCTCCATTCATTTATTAATCAGGTCATTTGTGTAGAAACGTCTTTTTCTCCTTATCAGATACTCGAGACGACCCAGCAGATCGAAAGAGATATGGGACGTCTCGATAAATCAGTCGGGGGGGTATATCATGATCGTATTATCGATATCGACTTGCTTGCCTATGACTCCCTTATAATAAGTACACCTCAGCTAACTTTGCCGCATCCGGGACTTTACAACAGACCCTTCTTTTCTGTTCCTTATCGGGAATGTCTTAAAATTATGGGAAAATCCATTTGA
- a CDS encoding DUF3098 domain-containing protein, translating into MDIQKFALGRQNFILIGIAFVMIILGFALMAGPGSTPEHFNPDIFSVRRIVIAPAISFLGFVFMIFAIMRKPK; encoded by the coding sequence ATGGATATTCAGAAATTTGCTTTAGGGAGACAGAATTTTATACTTATCGGTATAGCTTTTGTAATGATTATTCTTGGTTTTGCTCTGATGGCCGGTCCCGGTTCTACTCCTGAGCATTTCAATCCCGATATTTTTAGTGTGCGCCGTATCGTTATTGCTCCGGCAATATCTTTTCTGGGATTTGTTTTCATGATTTTTGCAATCATGAGAAAACCGAAATAA
- a CDS encoding RHS repeat domain-containing protein produces the protein MSYSKDYIGNKEYVNGRLSRIDVPGGYIKVSGATHKVYGYQTDYLGSNRVVLDAANSSNVVQYMRYYPFGLQQRECYWKELQPYKYSGKEYISFGGLECSDFGARLYDQSIGRWMCPDPLAEKYYSVSPYVYCMNNPMSCFDMRGDSVTILNLGTGTNQHMAMLIQNDAGKWQYYSVNGDNVYSSGNHVGGRTFDDLGIGVWDSPQQFLNSDYNKEGDKEDKHINSYGYIEGYILPTDKEQDKIIKEKFLDISVNEEYGIISNNCATVVQRSLNAAGIKTDQIQKIPANKFLGESSFTVRRNPFIPSIAFKTIMKNNMNGIYIKKL, from the coding sequence ATGAGTTACAGTAAAGATTATATCGGTAATAAAGAATACGTCAACGGCCGGTTATCGCGAATAGATGTCCCCGGGGGCTATATCAAGGTAAGCGGCGCCACGCATAAGGTTTACGGTTACCAGACGGATTATCTGGGCAGTAACCGTGTTGTATTGGATGCTGCTAACAGCAGTAATGTGGTGCAGTACATGCGCTATTATCCCTTCGGATTACAGCAGAGGGAGTGTTACTGGAAGGAATTACAGCCCTATAAATATTCCGGCAAGGAATATATTTCGTTCGGTGGTTTGGAGTGTTCTGACTTCGGCGCCCGTCTTTACGATCAGTCGATCGGACGTTGGATGTGTCCTGATCCCCTGGCCGAGAAATATTACTCCGTCTCCCCGTATGTGTATTGTATGAATAATCCGATGTCTTGTTTTGATATGAGAGGGGATAGTGTTACAATATTAAATTTAGGAACCGGTACAAATCAGCATATGGCAATGTTAATTCAAAACGATGCTGGAAAGTGGCAATATTATTCAGTGAATGGAGATAATGTTTATTCTTCTGGAAATCATGTAGGAGGAAGGACATTTGATGATTTAGGTATTGGGGTGTGGGATAGTCCACAACAATTTTTAAATAGTGATTATAATAAAGAAGGTGATAAGGAAGATAAACACATAAACTCTTATGGCTATATTGAAGGATATATATTACCTACTGATAAAGAACAAGATAAAATTATAAAGGAAAAATTTTTAGATATAAGTGTGAATGAAGAGTATGGGATAATATCTAATAATTGTGCAACTGTTGTTCAACGGTCTTTGAACGCAGCTGGTATCAAAACAGATCAGATACAAAAAATACCAGCTAATAAATTTTTAGGCGAATCTTCTTTTACAGTTAGACGTAATCCCTTTATTCCAAGTATCGCATTTAAAACAATTATGAAAAATAACATGAATGGTATTTACATTAAAAAATTATAA